In Canis lupus familiaris isolate Mischka breed German Shepherd chromosome 9, alternate assembly UU_Cfam_GSD_1.0, whole genome shotgun sequence, a single window of DNA contains:
- the TSPOAP1 gene encoding peripheral-type benzodiazepine receptor-associated protein 1 isoform X7, which yields MREVAQRRQQLEVEHEQARLSLQEKQEEVRRLQQAQAEAKREHEGAVQLLESTLDSMQVRVRELEEQCRSQTERFSLLAQELQAFRLHPGPLDLLTSALGYSTLGDHPPPPCCCSTPQPCRGSGPKDLDVPPGSPGRCTPKSSEPTHATVTGVPRRTAKKAESLSNSSRSESIHNSPKSCPTPEVDTASEVEELEVDSVSLLPAAPEGARGGARIQVFLARYSYNPFEGPNENPEAELPLTAGEYIYIYGNMDEDGFFEGELMDGRRGLVPSNFVERVSDDDLLTSLPPELADLSHSSGPELSLLSGGGGGSSSGGQSSGGRSQPRPEDEAEGAELSLSPQPEGLGGPPAVPHPRGLVVLRQLAHSVVLAWEPPPERVELCGYHICVNGELRQALGPGVPPKAVLENLDLRAGPLRVSVQALTSQGSSDPLRCCLVLGTRAGVVPSQLRVHRLTATSAEITWVPGNSNLAHAVYLNGEECPPARPSTYWATFCHLRPGTLYQARVEAQLPPRESWEPGWERPEQRAATLQFTTLPAGPPDAPLDVQIEPGPSPGILIISWLPVTIDAAGTSNGVRVTGYAIYADGQKIMEVASPTAGSVLVELSQLQQLQACSEVAVRTMSPHGESADSIPAPVPPALVAASLPATVPCASPRPGSEARPPLAPASPGPGDPTSPLQRPDPRGAREPLGGPPPGEMSRGSHEEPLAPCSQKEAGAAMLGASEDGKASEPAMGERAPDPAVSPLAKEETLPAPSSAQGALAQRVPCAEACRGGDPGSGLRPRAEREDTSELGGRLMNSLVDHGRNSDLSDIQEEEEEEEEEELGSRTCSFQKQVVGHSTRENGAKPQPQPDPFCETDSDEEILEQILELPLQQFCGKKLFSIPEEEEEEDEEDEEEDEEDEERPGAGCSSQDPGPPAPAVPGLGCDSGQPRGPGPCPLSPEPCRAGDRLEDVPGLAGGSGRRRGSGSPEKPPNRRRSPDPREHCSRLLSNGGPQASGRPGPTRERGSPPMGEGTKGLPEAGGRGRPPPSRKCSRGRAPESNLASCLSPKCLEISIEYDSEDEPEAGSGGIGITSSCYLGDGEAWGTAPIGRSRGPLKAHSGPNPSPRLSAWEKGEPERRGRSATGRAKEPPSRATETGEPRGQDGSGRRGPPRRGAQASRASTTDLAPLRSPPEEALLYQDLPVRVFVALFDYDPVSMSPNPDAGEEELPFREGQILKVFGDKDADGFYRGEGEGRMGYIPCNMVVEVAVDSPKERQQLLQRGYLPPDVLIEGSGNGPFVYSTARTAGPPPKPRRSKKAEVESPAQPCSGHTQHTSSASLKSPRTMVAAFDYNPRESSPNMDVEAELPFRAGDVITVFGDMDDDGFYYGELNGRRGLVPSNFLEGPGPEAGGQDREPGTPQAESQDWASVTQGPPVPQGRPRAPGLGRFPVIQLGGSQGTRDKVWGLLSKGKQLLRKLGSGKKE from the exons ATCTCGACGTCCCTCCGGGCTCCCCAGGGCGCTGCACTCCAAAGTCTTCTGAGCCTACCCACGCCACTGTTACTGGAGTCCCTCGAAGGACAGCCAAGAAAGCAGAGTCCCTCTCCAACTCCTCTCGCTCTGAATCCATCCACAACAGCCCCAAGTCATGCCCCACGCCGGAG GTGGACACGGCCAGTGAGGTGGAGGAGCTGGAGGTGGACAGTGTCTCCCTGCTCCCAGCAGCACCAGAGGGCGCCCGGGGAGGAGCCAGGATCCAGGTCTTCTTAGCGCGCTATAG CTACAACCCGTTTGAGGGCCCCAATGAGAATCCAGAGGCAGAGCTTCCTCTTACTGCGGGCGAGTACATCTACATCTATGGCAACATGGATGAGGATGGGTTTTTTGAAG GGGAGCTCATGGATGGCCGAAGGGGCCTGGTCCCTTCCAACTTTGTAGAGCGTGTGTCCGACGATGACCTCCTTACCTCCCTCCCTCCGGAGCTGGCCGATCTGTCCCACAGCTCGGGCCCTGAACTCAGTCTCCTGAgcggaggtgggggtggcagCAGTAGCGGAGGCCAGAGCAGCGGGGGCCGCAGCCAGCCCAGACCTGAGGACGAGGCCGAGGGGGCCGAGCTCAGTCTGAGCCCCCAGCCTGAGGGCCTGGGCGGGCCCCCTGCCGTGCCTCACCCCCGTGGTCTGGTGGTCCTCAGGCAGCTGGCCCACAGTGTGGTCCTGGCCTGGGAGCCGCCTCCCGAGCGTGTGGAACTATGTGGCTACCATATCTGCGTGAATGGGGAGCTGCGtcaggccctggggccaggggTGCCCCCCAAGGCTGTGCTTGAGAACCTGGACCTGCGGGCCGGGCCCCTCCGTGTTTCTGTGCAGGCCCTGACCAGCCAGGGCAGCTCCGACCCTCTGCGCTGTTGCTTGGTGCTGGGTACCCGAGCCGGGGTGGTACCTAGCCAGCTGCGGGTCCATCGACTGACGGCCACATCTGCCGAGATCACCTGGGTGCCCGGCAATAGCAACTTGGCCCATGCCGTCTACCTCAATGGGGAAGAGTGCCCCCCTGCCCGCCCCAGCACCTACTGGGCCACCTTCTGCCACCTGCGGCCTGGGACTCTCTATCAGGCCCGAGTAGAGGCTCAGCTCCCACCTCGAGAGTCCTGGGAACCAGGCTGGGAGAGGCCAGAGCAGCGGGCTGCCACTCTGCAGTTCACCACACTCCCGGCAG GCCCGCCTGATGCCCCCCTGGATGTGCAGATTGAGCCGGGACCCTCCCCTGGAATCCTGATCATCAGCTGGCTACCAGTAACAATCGACGCTGCTGGCACCTCCAACGGCGTCCGGGTCACAGGCTATGCCATCTATGCTGATGGGCAGAAG ATCATGGAGGTGGCCTCGCCCACGGCAGGCAGCGTGCTGGTGGAGTTGTCCCAGCTACAGCAGCTGCAGGCGTGCAGCGAGGTGGCTGTGCGCACCATGTCGCCCCACGGCGAGTCAGCCGACTCCATTCCGGCGCCTGTCCCCCCGGCCCTGGTGGCAGCCAGCCTGCCAGCCACCGTCCCCTGCGCCTCACCGCGACCAGGCTCCGAGGCCAGGCCACCCCTCGCTCCAGcttccccagggcctggagacCCCACTTCTCCCCTCCAGCGCCCTGACCCCCGGGGAGCTCGAGAGCCCCTTGGGGGTCCACCTCCCGGAGAGATGTCGAGAGGATCCCATGAGGAACCCCTGGCACCTTGCTCTCAG AAGGAGGCTGGGGCAGCTATGCTGGGTGCCTCAGAGGATGGGAAGGCCAGCGAGCCAGCCATGGGCGAGAGAGCTCCTGACCCTGCAGTTTCGCCCCTGGCCAAGGAGGAGACTCTCCCAGCACCCTCCTCTGCCCAGGGAGCACTGGCCCAGCGGGTGCCCTGTGCTGAGGCCTGCCGTGGAGGAGACCCAGGGTCTGGGCTGAGGCCCAGGGCTGAG AGGGAGGACACATCAGAACTTGGGGGCCGTCTGATGAACTCCCTTGTGGACCATGGCCGCAACTCTGATCTCTCAGACATtcaagaagaagaggaggaggaggaggaagaggagctgggTTCCAGGACTTGTTCTTTCCAGAAGCAGGTTGTTGGCCACAGCACCAGGGAGAACGGGGCCAAG ccccagccccagcccgacCCCTTCTGTGAGACTGACAGTGACGAGGAGATCTTGGAGCAGATCCTGGAGCTGCCCCTCCAGCAGTTTTGCGGCAAGAAGCTTTTTAGCATCCccgaggaggaggaagaggaggacgagGAAgacgaggaggaggacgaggaggatgAGGAGAGGCCAGGAGCAGGCTGTTCTTCCCAAGACCCTGGCCCACCTGCACCGGCAGTGCCAGGGCTCGGCTGTGACAGTGGTCAGCCTCGAGGACCTGGCCCGTGTCCCTTGTCTCCAGAGCCCTGCAGGGCTGGGGACCGCCTGGAGGATGTGCCTGGACTTGCTGGTGGAAGTGGCCGGAGGAGAGGAAGTGGCTCCCCTGAGAAGCCCCCAAACCGCCGGCGGTCCCCAGACCCCCGTGAACACTGCAGCCGACTTCTCAGCAACGGCGGGCCTCAGGCCTCTGGACGACCGGGCCCCACACGGGAGAGGGGTAGCCCCCCCATGGGCGAGGGGACCAAGGGCTTGCCAGAGGCTGGTGGGAGAGGGCGGCCGCCCCCTTCCCGGAAATGCTCCCGTGGCCGGGCCCCAGAATCTAACCTGGCCAGCTGCCTCTCCCCCAAGTGCTTGGAAATCAGCATCGAATATGATTCTGAGGACGAGCCGGAGGCAGGCAGCGGGGGCATCGGCATCACCAGCTCCTGCTACCTCGGAGATGGGGAGGCCTGGGGCACAGCCCCCATAGGGAGGTCCAGGGGGCCTCTGAAGGCTCATTCAGGCCCCAACCCCTCCCCACGCCTTTCGGCCTGGGAGAAGGGGGAGCCAGAGCGGAGAGGCCGCAGTGCAACTGGTAGAGCCAAGGAGCCACCCTCGCGG GCAACAGAGACTGGGGAGCCCAGAGGGCAGGATGGCTCTGGGCGGAGGGGCCCCCCGCGGAGAGGGGCCCAGGCCTCCAGGGCGAGCACCACTGACTTGG CCCCTCTGAGGAGCCCCCCAGAAGAAGCGCTGCTTTACCAGGACCTGCCTGTCAGGGTCTTTGTGGCTCTGTTCGACTATGACCCTGTGTCAATGTCACCCAACCCTGATGCTGGGGAAGAGGAGCTCCCCTTCCGGGAGGGCCAGATTCTAAAG GTGTTTGGGGACAAAGATGCTGATGGCTTCTACCGGGGTGAAGGTGAGGGCCGGATGGGCTACATCCCCTGCAACATGGTGGTCGAGGTGGCTGTGGACAGCCCCAAGGAGAGACAGCAGCTGCTCCAGCGTGGTTATCTGCCTCCAGATGTTCTCATTGAAGGCTCAG GGAATGGTCCCTTTGTGTACTCTACAGCCCGCACAGCTGGGCCTCCCCCCAAGCCCCGTCGTTCCAAGAAAG CTGAGGTGGaaagccctgcccagccctgttCAG GCCACACCCAGCACACCTCCTCTGCCAGCCTGAAATCTCCCCGTACCATGGTGGCTGCATTTGATTACAACCCCCGGGAGAGCTCCCCCAACATGGACGTGGAG GCGGAGCTGCCCTTCCGGGCGGGGGACGTCATTACTGTGTTCGGAGACATGGACGATGACGGTTTCTACTAT GGGGAGCTCAATGGACGGAGGGGCCTGGTTCCATCCAACTTCCTGGAGGGCCCTGGGCCTGAGGCAGGTGGCCAGGACAGGGAGCCCGGGACACCCCAGGCTGAGAGTCAG GACTGGGCCAGCGTAACACAAGGGCCCCCGGTGCCCCAAGGTCGGCCCCGTGCCCCTGGCCTTGGCCGCTTCCCCGTGATTCAACTGGGGGGGTCACAGGGCACGAGAGACAAGGTGTGGGGTCTCCTCTCCAAGGGAAAGCAACTCCTAAGGAAACTGGGCTCTGGGAAAAAGGAGTGA